One region of Populus trichocarpa isolate Nisqually-1 chromosome 4, P.trichocarpa_v4.1, whole genome shotgun sequence genomic DNA includes:
- the LOC7494570 gene encoding dimethylnonatriene synthase: MILEALILVFLYGFWKILARNSEGKKSTRAPEPSGAWPLFGHLPSLVGKDPACKTLGAIADKYGPIYSLKFGIHRTLVVSSWETVKDCLNTNDRVLATRAGIAAGKHMFYNNAAFALAPYGQYWRDVRKLATLQLLSNQRLEMLKHVRVSEVDTFIKGLHSFYAGNVDSPAKVNISKLLESLTFNINLRTIVGKRYCSSTYDKENSEPWRYKKAIKKALYLSGIFVMSDAIPFLEWLDYQGHVSAMKKTAKELDAVIRNWLEEHLKKKIDGELGSDRESDFMDVMISNLAEGPDRISGYSRDVVIKATALILTLTGAGSTATTLVWTLSLLLNNPTVLKAAQEELDKQVGRERWVEESDIQNLKYLQAIVKETLRLYPPGPLTGIREAMEDCSIGGYDVPKGTRLVVNIWKLHRDPRVWKNPNEFKPDRFLTTHADLDFRGQNMEFIPFSSGRRSCPAINLGLIVVHLTLARILQGFDLTTVAGLPVDMIEGPGIALPKETPLEVVIKPRLGLELY; encoded by the exons ATGATTCTTGAGGCTCTCATTTTGGTATTTCTTTATGGTTTCTGGAAAATCCTAGCCAGAAATAGTGAAGGCAAAAAATCAACCAGAGCCCCTGAACCGTCCGGGGCATGGCCGTTATTTGGTCACCTCCCTAGTCTAGTTGGCAAAGACCCAGCATGTAAAACCCTTGGAGCCATTGCCGATAAATATGGCCCTATTTACTCACTCAAGTTCGGCATTCATCGAACCCTAGTGGTCAGTAGTTGGGAAACAGTGAAGGATTGCTTAAACACCAATGACAGAGTTTTGGCTACTAGAGCAGGCATAGCAGCAGGGAAACATATGTTTTATAACAACGCAGCTTTTGCATTAGCCCCGTACGGACAGTATTGGCGAGATGTCAGAAAGCTGGCCACTCTTCAGCTTCTATCAAATCAGCGGCTTGAAATGCTTAAGCATGTCCGTGTATCAGAAGTAGACACGTTCATCAAAGGTTTGCACAGTTTTTATGCAGGAAATGTGGACTCCCCTGCGAAGGTGAATATAAGCAAATTGTTGGAAAGCTTGACGTTCAACATAAACCTTAGAACAATAGTCGGGAAGCGATATTGCAGCAGCACATATGACAAGGAGAACAGCGAGCCCTGGCGTTACaaaaaagccataaaaaaaGCCTTGTATCTGAGTGGGATTTTTGTAATGTCGGATGCGATTCCATTTCTTGAATGGCTTGATTATCAGGGGCATGTAAGTGCTATGAAGAAGACTGCCAAGGAACTTGATGCCGTGATACGAAATTGGCTGGAAGAacatcttaagaaaaaaatagatggcGAATTGGGAAGCGATCGTGAGAGCGACTTCATGGACGTGATGATCTCTAACCTTGCTGAAGGTCCTGATAGGATTTCTGGCTATTCGCGTGATGTTGTCATCAAGGCAACAGCTTTG ATTCTCACCCTCACAGGAGCAGGAAGCACAGCAACTACATTAGTTTGGACGCTGTCCCTATTGCTAAACAACCCAACCGTGCTAAAGGCTGCTCAAGAAGAGCTGGACAAGCAAGTAGGAAGAGAAAGATGGGTGGAAGAATCAGATATACAGAACCTCAAGTACCTCCAAGCAATTGTGAAAGAAACCCTGCGCTTATACCCTCCAGGCCCCTTAACCGGAATACGTGAGGCCATGGAAGATTGTTCTATTGGTGGCTATGATGTTCCTAAGGGCACTCGACTAGTAGTTAACATATGGAAGCTACATCGAGACCCTCGTGTGTGGAAAAACCCAAACGAGTTTAAACCTGACAGGTTCTTGACAACCCATGCTGATCTTGATTTTAGGGGTCAAAATATGGAGTTCATTCCTTTTAGCTCTGGGAGAAGATCTTGCCCTGCCATAAATCTTGGCTTGATAGTGGTTCATCTGACACTTGCTAGGATCCTTCAGGGTTTTGATTTAACAACTGTTGCAGGCTTGCCTGTGGACATGATTGAAGGCCCAGGCATTGCCTTACCGAAGGAGACCCCTCTCGAAGTTGTCATCAAACCACGCCTAGGATTGGAGCTCTACTAG